One genomic region from Neisseria weaveri encodes:
- a CDS encoding ABC transporter substrate-binding protein, with product MKEHTFFQQKALLLAVATAFGLAACGGGNSAENNQNTAPVSTEAAEKQEIVINNGAEPESLDPHKVSGVPESGILRQILVGLTSTDNDGNTVPGMAEKWESADNKVWKFTLRDAKWSNGDPVTAEDFAYSFRRVTDPATASPYASYLADAKVLNAAKIIEGKAKPDSLGVKAVDAKTLEITLEEPVPYFPDMLIHTSVKPVHKATVEKFGDKWTSPANIVVNGPYTVKTWDVNSQIVLERNPNYFDDANTTITKATLLPISSPPTDMSRFKAGEVDVTYNDIPTEQFKSLQQEMGGQMKVAPYLCSYYYEFNHTKPPFNDVKVRKALQLTLDRETMVDKVIGRGETAAYQFTPPAAQGMKEFVPEWKSWDKAKRIEEAKKLLAEAGYSESKPLNFELLYNTNENHKKNAVAAAALWKEALGFVNVNLVNQEWKTYLDTRRNQKHQMARGGWCADYNEASTFLNTFKSDNSSNYGKYQSAEFDNLILKTLSGDVTPEQRGELYSQAEAVMDKDAATIFVFHYVNARLVKPYVDGYSTKDPMDNWQIKNWKILKH from the coding sequence ATGAAAGAACACACCTTTTTTCAGCAAAAAGCCCTGCTGTTGGCCGTAGCCACCGCTTTCGGATTGGCGGCTTGCGGCGGAGGAAACAGCGCGGAGAATAACCAAAATACGGCGCCCGTTTCCACCGAGGCGGCTGAAAAACAAGAAATCGTCATCAACAACGGTGCCGAGCCCGAATCGCTCGATCCGCACAAAGTATCGGGCGTACCCGAATCGGGTATTCTGCGCCAAATTTTAGTCGGCCTCACTTCTACCGATAACGACGGCAACACCGTTCCGGGCATGGCGGAAAAATGGGAAAGTGCCGATAACAAAGTATGGAAATTTACCCTGCGTGATGCCAAATGGAGCAACGGCGACCCTGTTACCGCCGAAGATTTCGCATATAGCTTCCGCCGCGTTACCGACCCGGCCACCGCGTCGCCTTATGCCAGCTATCTGGCTGATGCCAAAGTTCTGAATGCCGCCAAAATCATCGAAGGCAAAGCCAAGCCCGACAGCTTGGGCGTGAAAGCTGTGGATGCGAAAACGCTGGAAATCACGCTGGAAGAGCCGGTGCCTTACTTCCCCGACATGTTGATCCACACTTCCGTGAAGCCCGTGCATAAAGCCACGGTGGAAAAATTCGGCGACAAATGGACTTCTCCCGCCAATATCGTGGTAAACGGCCCCTACACCGTGAAAACGTGGGACGTAAACAGCCAAATCGTGTTGGAGCGCAACCCGAATTATTTCGACGATGCCAACACCACCATCACCAAAGCCACCCTGCTGCCGATTTCTTCGCCGCCTACCGATATGAGCCGCTTCAAAGCGGGCGAAGTGGACGTAACGTATAACGACATTCCGACCGAACAATTCAAATCGTTGCAGCAAGAGATGGGCGGTCAGATGAAAGTTGCCCCCTATCTGTGCAGCTATTACTACGAGTTCAACCACACCAAGCCGCCGTTTAACGATGTGAAAGTGCGCAAGGCGCTGCAACTCACTTTAGACCGCGAAACCATGGTAGATAAAGTGATCGGGCGCGGAGAAACGGCCGCCTACCAATTCACGCCGCCTGCCGCCCAAGGCATGAAGGAATTTGTGCCGGAATGGAAATCGTGGGATAAGGCCAAACGCATCGAAGAAGCGAAAAAACTGCTGGCCGAAGCCGGTTACAGCGAGTCTAAGCCTTTGAATTTCGAGCTGCTCTACAACACCAATGAAAACCACAAGAAAAATGCCGTGGCCGCTGCCGCCTTGTGGAAAGAGGCATTGGGTTTTGTGAATGTGAATCTGGTGAACCAAGAGTGGAAAACCTATCTCGATACCCGCCGCAACCAAAAACACCAAATGGCGCGCGGCGGCTGGTGTGCCGACTACAACGAAGCTTCAACTTTCCTGAACACGTTTAAGTCTGACAACAGCAGCAACTACGGCAAATATCAAAGTGCCGAATTCGACAATCTGATACTGAAAACGCTCAGCGGCGATGTAACGCCCGAGCAACGCGGCGAGCTGTACAGCCAAGCCGAAGCCGTGATGGATAAAGATGCGGCAACCATTTTCGTTTTCCACTATGTAAATGCCCGTTTGGTGAAGCCTTATGTTGACGGCTATTCAACCAAAGACCCGATGGACAACTGGCAAATCAAAAACTGGAAAATCCTGAAACACTAA
- the bioB gene encoding biotin synthase BioB — protein MTVSPVALRRQTERKPHATAQYWRKCQVEELFEMPFLDLVYKAAAIHREHFNPREIQLSTLLSIKTGGCPEDCEYCPQSAHYNTGLEKAKMMDVEEILEKAKIAKSRGASRFCMGAAWRGPKPKDVETVSEIIKAVKGLGLETCGTFGMLEDGMAEDLKNAGLDYYNHNLDTDPDRYNDIIHTRQHEDRMDTLGKVRGAGLKVCCGGIVGMNETRPERAGLIASLANLDPQPESVPINQLVKVEGTPLADAEDLDWTEFVRTIAVARITMPKSYVRLSAGRSDMPEAMQAMCFMAGANSIFYGDKLLTTENPEEDGDRVLMEKLDLYPLQHQAGA, from the coding sequence ATGACCGTATCCCCCGTAGCCTTGCGCCGCCAAACCGAGCGCAAGCCCCATGCTACCGCTCAATACTGGCGTAAATGCCAAGTTGAAGAACTGTTTGAAATGCCGTTTTTGGATTTGGTTTACAAAGCCGCCGCCATCCACCGCGAACACTTCAATCCGCGCGAAATTCAGCTTTCCACCCTGCTTTCCATCAAAACCGGCGGCTGCCCCGAAGATTGCGAATACTGCCCGCAATCGGCGCACTACAATACCGGCCTCGAAAAAGCCAAAATGATGGATGTGGAAGAAATCCTCGAAAAAGCCAAAATCGCCAAATCGCGCGGCGCCAGCCGTTTCTGCATGGGCGCGGCGTGGCGCGGCCCCAAACCGAAAGACGTAGAAACCGTGTCGGAAATCATCAAAGCCGTCAAAGGCTTGGGTTTGGAAACCTGCGGCACTTTCGGCATGCTTGAAGACGGCATGGCCGAAGATTTGAAAAACGCCGGTCTCGACTACTACAACCACAACCTCGACACCGACCCCGACCGCTACAACGACATCATCCACACCCGCCAGCACGAAGACCGCATGGACACGCTGGGCAAAGTGCGCGGCGCAGGTTTGAAAGTGTGCTGCGGCGGCATCGTAGGCATGAACGAAACCCGCCCCGAACGCGCAGGCTTAATCGCCAGCCTCGCCAACCTCGACCCGCAGCCCGAAAGCGTGCCGATTAACCAGTTGGTCAAAGTGGAAGGCACGCCGCTGGCCGATGCCGAAGATTTGGACTGGACGGAATTCGTGCGCACCATCGCCGTCGCCCGCATCACCATGCCGAAAAGCTACGTTCGCCTGTCGGCCGGCCGCAGCGACATGCCCGAAGCCATGCAGGCCATGTGTTTTATGGCTGGGGCGAACTCGATTTTCTACGGCGACAAACTGCTCACCACCGAAAACCCCGAAGAAGACGGCGACCGCGTGTTGATGGAAAAACTGGATCTGTATCCGTTGCAGCATCAGGCCGGTGCTTAA
- a CDS encoding phosphoheptose isomerase, whose protein sequence is MTTLQERVAAHFAQSIEAKQQAAELLSEPTAQAAELMLSCLMNDGKILACGNGGSAADAQHFAAEMTGRFERERMELAAIALTTDSSALTAIGNDYGFDHVFSKQVRALGRSGDILIGISTSGNSANIIEAIKAAHERDMQVIALTGRDGGKIAAMLKDTDILLNVPHPRTARIQEIHILLIHALCDSIDSMLLEGM, encoded by the coding sequence ATGACAACATTACAAGAACGCGTTGCCGCCCACTTTGCCCAAAGCATCGAAGCGAAACAGCAGGCGGCAGAACTATTAAGCGAACCTACGGCCCAAGCAGCAGAACTCATGCTCAGCTGCCTAATGAACGACGGCAAAATCCTGGCATGCGGCAACGGCGGCTCGGCAGCCGACGCCCAACACTTTGCCGCCGAAATGACCGGCCGCTTCGAGCGCGAACGCATGGAACTGGCAGCCATCGCGCTGACCACCGACTCCTCCGCACTGACCGCCATCGGCAACGACTACGGCTTCGACCACGTGTTCAGCAAACAGGTACGCGCACTAGGCCGCAGCGGCGACATCCTGATCGGCATTTCCACTTCGGGCAACTCGGCCAACATCATCGAAGCGATTAAAGCCGCCCATGAAAGAGATATGCAGGTTATCGCCCTTACCGGCCGCGACGGCGGAAAAATCGCAGCCATGCTGAAAGACACCGATATCCTGCTCAACGTGCCGCACCCGCGCACCGCACGCATTCAGGAAATCCATATCCTGCTGATCCACGCCCTGTGCGACAGCATTGATTCCATGCTTTTGGAAGGCATGTAA
- a CDS encoding BON domain-containing protein, producing MNMKQHTFKLLTALALAGILSGCVGALVGGAALGGASAIDRRTIGSQTDDNVMEVRIKNTALDYLNNHASTQYEPKLSVVSYNRHILLLGQVSTEDERRFVEQVARSEQSAQEVYNYISVAPQNRTFGNVLADTWGTSKVRTTLLGVQGVIPSRVKIVTYEGVTYVMGILTPAEQAAVTEKVSTTAGVQKVVTLYQNYNPQQ from the coding sequence ATGAACATGAAACAACACACATTCAAGCTGTTAACCGCTCTGGCCTTAGCAGGCATATTAAGCGGCTGCGTCGGCGCACTGGTCGGCGGTGCCGCATTGGGCGGTGCATCCGCCATCGACCGCCGCACCATCGGCTCGCAAACCGACGACAACGTTATGGAAGTGCGGATTAAAAATACCGCGTTGGATTATCTGAACAACCACGCTTCCACCCAATACGAACCGAAACTCTCCGTTGTCAGCTACAACCGCCATATTCTGCTGTTGGGTCAGGTATCAACCGAAGACGAACGCCGCTTTGTCGAACAAGTAGCCCGTTCCGAACAATCCGCGCAAGAAGTCTACAACTACATTTCCGTTGCACCGCAAAACCGCACCTTTGGCAATGTATTGGCCGACACTTGGGGCACGTCCAAAGTCCGCACCACCCTGCTGGGCGTTCAAGGCGTTATTCCCAGCCGCGTTAAAATCGTTACCTATGAAGGCGTTACCTATGTAATGGGTATCCTTACCCCTGCCGAACAAGCCGCCGTTACCGAAAAAGTCAGCACCACCGCCGGCGTGCAGAAAGTCGTAACCCTCTACCAAAACTATAATCCGCAACAATAA